The Bradysia coprophila strain Holo2 chromosome II, BU_Bcop_v1, whole genome shotgun sequence genome has a segment encoding these proteins:
- the LOC119071872 gene encoding cytochrome P450 4V2-like, whose product MSVIHSLFTPTTVVLLIWLGINFLRKRRSNSMFAKIPQPFGRLPPVLGHVLLLLKKGVHITQSSFEGFNNYADKFNEYGLFGFALPIQPTVHIFAPEYVEKLMKSTTHINKSSGYYSLVPWLGSGILLSSGEKWYKDRKMMSPAFDYKIIQQFIPIMNKHSLILCNRIETTLNYQIENSLSVLSACALDTICETSMGVDFQTQISGDNTYSTSIVEFNKLAVQRSLNPLLSSELLYTLTPNGRKSRIMIKNMHEFTEQIIAKRKRTLSMSDDPVNKKQMSLLELLLDIHERGDGLSLKEIQYQLDTFVFGGHDTVSNTVAFCLVCLANYTDIQQRLRAEINQTIDHKSIDITAEHLACLPYLDMIIKETLRMYTPIPFTGRQLNEDCNFGEYTVPKGTDVWVNYFALHRNPKYWIEPEKFHPERFSTENSAGRHTFAYVPFSAGLRNCIGQRYAKLFMKIVISQIVREFEIIPGTKPDDLELAFEITIKTSKPILLKFKPLQSE is encoded by the exons atgtctgtgaTACACAGTCTGTTCACGCCAACTACAGTTGTCCTCTTAATTTGGCTTGGCATAAATTTTCTACGAAAACGACGGAGTAATtctatgtttgcaaaaatacCACAACCTTTTGGCCGATTACCACCAGTGCTTGGAcatgtgttattgttgttgaaGAAAGGCGTACATATCACTCAgtcttcgtttgaaggttttaaTAATTATGCAGATAAGTTCAATGAATATGGTCTGTTTGGTTTCGCACTACCTATTCAACCGACTGTTCATATCTTCGCTCCTGAATATGTTGAGAAg TTGATGAAATCAACAACACATATCAATAAATCCTCTGGATATTATTCACTCGTTCCATGGCTGGGTAGTGGTATATTATTGTCCAGTGGCGAAAAATGGTACAAAGACC GTAAAATGATGTCACCAGCATTTgattacaaaataattcaacaatTCATTCCGATAATGAACAAACATTCGTTGATATTATGCAACAGAATCGAGACAACCCTAAACTATCAAATAGAGAACAGTTTGTCAGTTCTATCGGCGTGCGCGCTAGACACAATTTGTGAGACCTCAATGGGAGTGGATTTTCAAACACAAATCAGTGGTGACAATACCTATTCTACAAGTATAGTTGAATTTAACAAGCTGGCTGTGCAACGAAGTTTAAACCCTTTGCTGAGCAGCGAATTGTTGTATACGTTAACCCCAAATGGTCGTAAGTCTAGAATTATGATTAAGAACATGCACGAATTCACCGAACAAATTATAGCCAAACGAAAACGTACACTGTCCATGTCTGATGATCCagttaacaaaaaacaaatgtcaCTCTTAGAACTATTGCTAGACATTCATGAGCGCGGAGATGGCTTAAGTCTGAAGGAAATTCAATACCAATTGGatacttttgtttttggtgGACACGATACTGTATCAAACACCGTAGCATTTTGTCTCGTTTGCTTGGCAAATTACACCGATATTCAGCAGCGTTTACGCGCCGAGATCAATCAAACCATTGATCACAAATCAATCGACATTACTGCGGAACATTTGGCATGTTTACCCTATCTCGATATGATCATCAAAGAAACCTTACGAATGTACACGCCAATACCATTTACTGGACGCCAATTGAACGAAGACTGTAATTTTGGAGAGTATACCGTTCCTAAGGGAACTGATGTATGGGTCAACTATTTTGCTCTCCATCGGAATCCTAAGTATTGGATCGAACCGGAGAAATTCCAtccggaaagattttccaccGAAAATTCGGCTGGCCGACATACTTTCGCTTATGTACCATTTAGCGCGGGGCTGAGAAATTGTATCGGTCAACGATATGCTAAGCTATTTATGAAGATTGTCATCAGTCAAATAGTGCgggaatttgaaattattccaGGTACTAAACCCGACGATTTGGAATTAGCCTTTGAAATTACTATAAAGACAAGTAAGccgattttattgaaattcaaaCCGTTGCAGTCTGAATAA